In one Nicotiana sylvestris chromosome 8, ASM39365v2, whole genome shotgun sequence genomic region, the following are encoded:
- the LOC104246528 gene encoding probable methyltransferase TCM_000331 isoform X1, with protein sequence MVLEKSLPMTAGDSECSYANNSILQRTVIVKAKPVLEDTVKNMFKNGDFPMCFTMADLGCSSGPNTLLSISNVIDIVHNLCKEKNKYDEPPEFQVYLNDLPDNDFNSVFKSIPSFLENLKKEKGDKFGNNCYIAGVPGSFYERLFPSNSLNFVHSSYSLHWLSQVPKGLESNKGSIFISKSSPPQVLEAYFKQFEKDFSSFLHFRSQELISGGHMVLVCVGRNSPDPKSYDSCCLMDLLTKSLLHLAAEGKIKEDEIDSFNMPSYTPYEEEIKKIIQMEGSFTLERLEAFESDMAAIENPNGKHFEDSAKLAVKTIRAVTEVMLASHFETSIIDNLFEIYIKYVTEYLSMGRPIKFFNISLCLQKV encoded by the exons ATGGTGCTCGAGAAAAGTCTACCAATGACTGCAGGAGATTCAGAATGCAGTTATGCCAATAACTCAATCCTCCAG AGAACAGTGATAGTAAAGGCAAAACCTGTGTTAGAAGACACAGTAAAAAATATGTTCAAGAATGGTGACTTTCCAATGTGTTTCACAATGGCAGATTTGGGTTGTTCTTCAGGACCAAATACTCTTTTATCCATCAGCAATGTTATTGACATAGTTCATAATTTGTGCAAAGAAAAAAACAAGTATGATGAGCCACCAGAATTTCAAGTGTATTTGAATGATCTACCAGATAATGATTTCAACAGTGTGTTCAAATCAATTCCGTCATTTCTTGAGAAtttgaaaaaagagaaaggagataAGTTTGGAAATAATTGTTACATAGCAGGAGTTCCTGGTTCTTTTTATGAAAGGCTTTTTCCTAGCAACAGCTTGAACTTTGTTCATTCCTCCTATAGCCTCCATTGGCTTTCTCAG GTTCCAAAAGGATTGGAGAGCAACAAGGGAAGTATATTTATATCAAAGTCAAGCCCTCCCCAAGTACTAGAAGCATATTTCAAACAATTTGAGAAGGATTTTTCAAGCTTTCTACACTTTCGTTCTCAAGAACTAATTAGTGGAGGGCATATGGTCCTTGTGTGTGTTGGTAGGAACAGTCCAGATCCAAAAAGCTATGATTCTTGCTGTTTGATGGATTTGCTAACAAAGTCACTTCTTCATTTAGCAGCCGAG GGCAAAATCAAAGAAGAtgaaattgattcatttaacatGCCTTCTTATACACCATATGAAGAAGAGATAAAGAAGATCATACAAATGGAGGGATCATTTACTCTTGAAAGACTTGAAGCCTTTGAGAGTGATATGGCTGCCATTGAGAACCCTAATGGCAAACATTTCGAGGATAGTGCCAAATTAGCAGTTAAGACTATAAGAGCTGTTACTGAGGTTATGTTGGCTTCTCATTTTGAAACCTCCATAATTGATAATCTATTCGAAATTTATATAAAGTATGTCACTGAATATTTATCAATGGGTAGACCGATAAAGTTCTTTAACATCAGTCTATGCCTGCAAAAAGTTTGA
- the LOC104246528 gene encoding probable methyltransferase TCM_000331 isoform X2, with protein sequence MVLEKSLPMTAGDSECSYANNSILQRTVIVKAKPVLEDTVKNMFKNGDFPMCFTMADLGCSSGPNTLLSISNVIDIVHNLCKEKNKYDEPPEFQVYLNDLPDNDFNSVFKSIPSFLENLKKEKGDKFGNNCYIAGVPGSFYERLFPSNSLNFVHSSYSLHWLSQVPKGLESNKGSIFISKSSPPQVLEAYFKQFEKDFSSFLHFRSQELISGGHMVLVCVGRNSPDPKSYDSCCLMDLLTKSLLHLAAEGKIKEDEIDSFNMPSYTPYEEEIKKIIQMEGSFTLERLEAFESDMAAIENPNGKHFEDSAKLAVKTIRAVTEDFMVAGA encoded by the exons ATGGTGCTCGAGAAAAGTCTACCAATGACTGCAGGAGATTCAGAATGCAGTTATGCCAATAACTCAATCCTCCAG AGAACAGTGATAGTAAAGGCAAAACCTGTGTTAGAAGACACAGTAAAAAATATGTTCAAGAATGGTGACTTTCCAATGTGTTTCACAATGGCAGATTTGGGTTGTTCTTCAGGACCAAATACTCTTTTATCCATCAGCAATGTTATTGACATAGTTCATAATTTGTGCAAAGAAAAAAACAAGTATGATGAGCCACCAGAATTTCAAGTGTATTTGAATGATCTACCAGATAATGATTTCAACAGTGTGTTCAAATCAATTCCGTCATTTCTTGAGAAtttgaaaaaagagaaaggagataAGTTTGGAAATAATTGTTACATAGCAGGAGTTCCTGGTTCTTTTTATGAAAGGCTTTTTCCTAGCAACAGCTTGAACTTTGTTCATTCCTCCTATAGCCTCCATTGGCTTTCTCAG GTTCCAAAAGGATTGGAGAGCAACAAGGGAAGTATATTTATATCAAAGTCAAGCCCTCCCCAAGTACTAGAAGCATATTTCAAACAATTTGAGAAGGATTTTTCAAGCTTTCTACACTTTCGTTCTCAAGAACTAATTAGTGGAGGGCATATGGTCCTTGTGTGTGTTGGTAGGAACAGTCCAGATCCAAAAAGCTATGATTCTTGCTGTTTGATGGATTTGCTAACAAAGTCACTTCTTCATTTAGCAGCCGAG GGCAAAATCAAAGAAGAtgaaattgattcatttaacatGCCTTCTTATACACCATATGAAGAAGAGATAAAGAAGATCATACAAATGGAGGGATCATTTACTCTTGAAAGACTTGAAGCCTTTGAGAGTGATATGGCTGCCATTGAGAACCCTAATGGCAAACATTTCGAGGATAGTGCCAAATTAGCAGTTAAGACTATAAGAGCTGTTACTGAG GATTTCATGGTGGCTGGAGCATGA